The following proteins are encoded in a genomic region of Variovorax paradoxus:
- the otnK gene encoding 3-oxo-tetronate kinase, whose product MAKFALGCIADDFTGATDLANNLVRAGMRVVQAIGVPTAPLAADVDAVVVALKSRTIAPAEAIAQSLDALRWLQAQGAQQIYFKYCSTFDSTPQGNIGPVTEALMDALKCDFTIATPAFPDNNRTVFKGYLFAGDVLLNESGMQNHPLTPMTDPNLVRVLQAQCHRKVGLIDHAVVARGAAAIAERIGQLKGEGVSIAIVDAVSNDDLLRMGPALAKLPLLTAGSGVAIGLPANFGLAPSSQASALPKAGGRTAVVSGSCSLATNRQVLDFIQRGGAALAVDPLRIAAGVDVTAEALAWAGPLLDKGPVLVYSTAEAGAVKSVQGRLGVEEAGAMVERTIAAIARGLVERGVHQLVVAGGETSGACVQALGIAQMQIGPQIDPGVPWCHARTDVGQGTPVHIALKSGNFGGDDFFTKAFTVLA is encoded by the coding sequence ATGGCCAAGTTCGCGCTCGGCTGCATTGCCGACGACTTCACCGGCGCCACCGACCTTGCCAACAACCTCGTGCGCGCCGGCATGCGCGTGGTGCAGGCCATTGGTGTTCCCACTGCGCCGCTCGCCGCCGATGTCGATGCGGTGGTCGTCGCACTCAAGTCGCGCACCATCGCGCCGGCCGAAGCCATTGCGCAATCGCTCGACGCGCTGCGCTGGCTGCAGGCGCAAGGTGCACAGCAGATCTACTTCAAATACTGCTCCACCTTCGACAGCACGCCGCAGGGCAACATCGGCCCCGTGACCGAGGCGCTGATGGACGCGCTGAAGTGCGACTTCACCATCGCCACGCCGGCCTTTCCCGACAACAACCGCACCGTTTTCAAGGGCTACCTGTTCGCGGGCGACGTGCTGCTCAACGAGAGCGGCATGCAGAACCATCCGCTCACGCCGATGACCGATCCGAACCTCGTGCGGGTGCTGCAGGCGCAGTGCCATCGCAAGGTCGGGCTGATCGACCACGCGGTAGTGGCGCGCGGCGCGGCGGCCATCGCGGAGCGCATCGGCCAATTGAAAGGCGAGGGCGTGTCGATTGCCATCGTCGATGCGGTGTCCAACGACGACCTGCTGCGCATGGGCCCGGCGCTTGCGAAGTTGCCGCTGCTCACGGCCGGTTCAGGCGTGGCCATTGGCCTGCCCGCCAACTTCGGTCTTGCGCCTTCCTCGCAAGCCAGTGCGCTGCCCAAGGCTGGCGGACGCACGGCCGTGGTGTCGGGCAGCTGCTCGCTCGCTACCAACCGTCAAGTGCTCGATTTCATCCAGCGCGGCGGCGCGGCGCTCGCTGTCGATCCGCTGCGCATCGCCGCGGGCGTCGATGTCACGGCCGAGGCGCTGGCGTGGGCCGGCCCGTTGCTCGACAAAGGCCCGGTGCTCGTCTACTCGACCGCCGAGGCCGGCGCCGTGAAGTCGGTGCAAGGGCGGCTCGGGGTCGAAGAAGCGGGCGCGATGGTCGAGCGCACCATCGCCGCCATTGCGCGCGGCCTGGTCGAACGCGGCGTTCACCAGCTTGTGGTGGCGGGCGGTGAAACCTCGGGTGCGTGCGTGCAGGCGCTGGGCATCGCGCAGATGCAGATCGGCCCGCAGATCGACCCGGGCGTGCCGTGGTGCCATGCGCGCACCGATGTTGGTCAAGGTACGCCTGTACATATCGCGCTCAAGTCCGGCAACTTCGGTGGCGACGATTTCTTCACCAAGGCATTTACAGTGCTGGCATGA